In a genomic window of Corynebacterium coyleae:
- a CDS encoding rhodanese-like domain-containing protein — MENVQVTEVPAGAQLIDVREADEYAAVRATGAKNIPLSEFVARYSEIDPDQDIYLICKGGGRSAQAGEYLEQALGWDGIYNVAGGTTAWVEQGLPHEN; from the coding sequence ATGGAGAATGTCCAAGTCACTGAAGTCCCTGCAGGCGCGCAACTTATCGACGTCCGCGAGGCCGACGAATACGCCGCCGTCCGCGCAACCGGCGCCAAGAACATTCCGCTGTCCGAGTTCGTGGCACGCTACAGCGAAATCGACCCGGATCAGGACATCTACCTGATCTGCAAGGGCGGCGGCCGCAGCGCACAGGCCGGCGAATACCTCGAGCAAGCCCTCGGCTGGGACGGCATTTACAACGTCGCGGGCGGCACCACCGCCTGGGTCGAACAAGGTTTGCCGCACGAAAATTAG
- a CDS encoding MarR family winged helix-turn-helix transcriptional regulator has translation MSTLPELPSALLKSPHFQIERVRRHTKDEVERTLAKHDTTMREYWVLSCVDVAPMSQRQLSELLIIDASDMVRLIDSLEKLGWVTRDRDPKDRRRQIVAATKKGTKALAKLGDDVVAAEERALEASSQKQLKNLKKLSQALETE, from the coding sequence ATGTCGACGCTTCCTGAACTGCCCTCCGCTCTGCTGAAGTCTCCCCACTTCCAGATCGAACGCGTGCGCAGGCACACCAAGGACGAAGTCGAACGCACCCTGGCCAAGCACGACACCACCATGCGCGAGTACTGGGTGCTGTCCTGCGTGGACGTCGCTCCAATGTCGCAGCGCCAACTGTCCGAGCTGCTGATCATCGACGCCTCCGACATGGTGCGGCTCATCGACTCGCTGGAGAAACTCGGCTGGGTCACCCGCGACCGCGACCCGAAAGACCGTCGCCGCCAGATCGTCGCCGCGACCAAGAAGGGCACGAAGGCGCTGGCCAAACTTGGCGACGACGTGGTTGCAGCCGAGGAGCGCGCACTCGAAGCGTCGTCCCAGAAGCAGCTGAAGAACCTGAAGAAGCTGTCGCAAGCGCTCGAGACGGAATAG
- a CDS encoding Pls/PosA family non-ribosomal peptide synthetase, translating into MVQAEPLPNPLLRSHLAPPERTLIDVLFASAEAHPGAAAIDDGEVITYAELVEEIDQRATAMRTQGVPYRGRVGIRMTSGTRELYLAILSTMRAGCAYVPVDADDPDERAETVFTEADVDAIWTDEGLRLVKAPVGGGVLGGELGALATVTPDDDCWIIFTSGSTGKPKGVAVTHRSAAAFVDAEARLFCQDEPLGPDDRVLAGLSVAFDASCEEMWLAWRHGACLVPAPRALVRSGQDLGPWLIRRDITVVSTVPTLAGLWPKEALDNIRLLIVGGEACSQELTDRLADGREMWNTYGPTEATVVASATRLFPGKPVTIGWPLDGWDLAIASDGEGEAGELIIGGVGLARYLDPEKDAEKYAPMGDWERAYRTGDHVRLTEDGLAFIGRADDQVKIGGRRIELGEVEANVAALEGVYNSAVAVQTLPAGDKVLVGYVSPDDGVSLDVQQMRERLAEVMPAALVPRIHVMDELPIRTSGKVDKKALPWPLPASVDAVGMTPTEQWVAEAWVAVLGLDVPGKDADFFELGGSSLAAASLIARLRERVPTIAVRDLYDHPRLEALASLIDDLTHTAKISTRERSVAPVSGATRLAQTLLMVPVMTLKASAAVTWVAIVANVLGLTTLSWTWLAVAFAVLCTPLGRIPIGALGARAIRGRIAPGVYPRGGSQHLRLWAAERWLAASGAMNIASANAAKITARLLDNTVGKDVDMHAFAPVTGLATIGEGAAIEPGVDLGGYWLDGDELHVGTVVIGPDARVGARSTLMPGTEIREGAHVEAGSTVTGDKPVKKHARWAGSPARKKGRSKHRFPNERPPRRPMWALAYGLTSLVLAVLPALAVLGGAAATLGLARLFETRSVWGLLVFAPVGGVVYIGLGLTLTWAGVRLAQLGVQPGVFPVRSLRGWSLWTVTRLMDDARTRYFPIYAGAATPVWLRLLGADIGEHAEVSTAVMVPKLTEVREGAFLADDTLAGGYEIGGGWIRTDHAVVGKRSFVGNSGMVAPGRKLAKHSLVAVLSASPKKSKAHSNWWGSPPERMRRVEVEAAGEATYEPTKGLARRRGVVETLRLLAPMTQAVLAALFAAIVVTLLERVGWWTYLLGGLTWMGVGVVAVASAVVAKWVLVGKHRAGEHPLYSWFVWFNELQDQFIEVIAAPWFFNWATGSGEMNLALRALGVKIGPGAWVESYWFPETDLCSVGAGATVGPGTVVQTHLFQDRVMSLDTVTIEASATLGAHSVSLPGSVIGAGATVGPGSLVMRGDSVPTNTVWQGNPVEPR; encoded by the coding sequence ATGGTTCAAGCCGAGCCCCTTCCCAATCCGCTCCTGCGCAGCCACCTCGCCCCGCCGGAGCGGACGCTTATTGATGTCCTTTTCGCCTCCGCCGAAGCCCACCCCGGCGCGGCGGCCATCGACGACGGCGAAGTAATCACGTACGCCGAACTCGTCGAAGAAATCGACCAACGCGCCACCGCCATGCGCACCCAGGGTGTGCCGTACCGGGGCCGCGTCGGCATCCGGATGACGTCCGGCACCCGCGAGTTATACCTCGCTATCTTGTCGACGATGCGCGCCGGCTGCGCCTACGTCCCCGTCGACGCGGACGACCCGGACGAGCGCGCCGAAACCGTGTTCACCGAAGCGGACGTGGACGCCATCTGGACCGACGAGGGCCTGCGGTTGGTGAAGGCGCCGGTTGGTGGTGGTGTGTTGGGCGGCGAGCTTGGCGCGCTTGCAACAGTCACCCCCGACGACGACTGCTGGATCATCTTCACCTCCGGCTCCACCGGCAAACCAAAAGGCGTAGCGGTGACCCACCGCTCGGCCGCCGCCTTCGTGGATGCGGAGGCGCGCCTGTTCTGCCAGGACGAACCGCTCGGGCCCGACGACCGCGTGCTTGCGGGCCTGTCGGTGGCGTTCGACGCGTCGTGCGAGGAGATGTGGCTGGCCTGGCGCCACGGGGCGTGTTTGGTGCCGGCCCCGCGCGCGCTGGTGCGCTCGGGTCAGGATTTGGGCCCGTGGCTGATCCGTCGCGACATCACGGTCGTCTCCACCGTGCCCACGCTCGCCGGACTGTGGCCGAAGGAGGCCCTGGACAACATTCGCCTGCTCATTGTGGGCGGCGAGGCCTGCTCCCAGGAACTGACTGACCGCCTTGCCGACGGCCGCGAGATGTGGAACACCTACGGCCCTACTGAAGCCACCGTGGTGGCCAGCGCAACCCGGCTCTTCCCCGGCAAGCCCGTGACTATCGGTTGGCCGCTGGACGGTTGGGACCTCGCCATCGCAAGCGACGGCGAGGGAGAAGCAGGTGAGTTGATCATCGGCGGCGTGGGCCTCGCGCGCTACCTCGACCCGGAAAAAGACGCCGAGAAGTACGCGCCGATGGGTGATTGGGAGCGCGCGTACCGCACCGGCGACCACGTGCGACTCACCGAGGATGGCCTGGCGTTTATCGGCCGCGCCGACGACCAGGTGAAAATCGGTGGGCGCCGCATCGAGCTCGGCGAGGTGGAGGCCAACGTGGCCGCGCTCGAGGGTGTGTATAACTCCGCCGTCGCCGTACAAACGCTGCCCGCAGGCGACAAGGTGCTCGTCGGCTATGTCTCCCCCGACGACGGCGTTTCGCTGGACGTGCAGCAGATGCGCGAGCGCCTCGCCGAGGTCATGCCGGCCGCGCTCGTGCCGCGCATCCACGTGATGGATGAGCTACCGATCCGCACCTCTGGCAAGGTGGACAAGAAGGCCCTGCCGTGGCCGCTGCCCGCCAGCGTGGACGCGGTCGGCATGACGCCGACCGAGCAGTGGGTCGCTGAAGCATGGGTGGCGGTGCTCGGCCTGGACGTGCCGGGCAAGGATGCGGATTTCTTTGAGTTAGGTGGGTCGTCGCTAGCTGCCGCCTCGCTCATCGCGCGTCTGCGCGAGCGCGTGCCCACCATCGCGGTGCGCGACCTCTACGACCATCCCAGGTTGGAAGCGCTTGCATCGCTTATCGACGACCTCACCCACACCGCCAAAATCTCCACCCGCGAACGTTCTGTGGCTCCGGTCTCGGGCGCGACCCGGCTGGCGCAGACGCTGCTCATGGTGCCGGTGATGACCCTCAAGGCGTCGGCGGCGGTGACGTGGGTGGCAATCGTCGCAAATGTGCTGGGCCTGACCACGCTGTCGTGGACCTGGCTCGCGGTGGCGTTTGCGGTGCTGTGCACGCCGTTGGGGCGGATCCCAATCGGCGCGCTCGGGGCGCGTGCGATCCGGGGCCGGATCGCGCCCGGCGTGTACCCGCGCGGCGGTTCGCAGCATTTGCGGCTGTGGGCCGCGGAGCGGTGGCTGGCTGCCTCGGGTGCAATGAACATCGCGAGTGCGAACGCCGCCAAGATCACCGCCCGACTGTTGGACAACACGGTGGGCAAGGACGTGGACATGCACGCGTTCGCGCCGGTGACAGGCCTGGCCACCATCGGCGAAGGCGCAGCCATCGAGCCCGGCGTGGACCTCGGCGGGTATTGGCTCGACGGCGACGAACTCCACGTCGGCACCGTGGTCATCGGCCCCGACGCCCGCGTGGGCGCGCGCTCCACCCTCATGCCCGGCACCGAAATCCGCGAGGGCGCCCACGTGGAGGCGGGCTCCACCGTCACCGGCGACAAACCGGTGAAGAAGCACGCCCGCTGGGCCGGCTCGCCCGCCCGCAAGAAGGGGCGCTCCAAGCACCGCTTCCCCAACGAACGCCCGCCGCGCCGCCCCATGTGGGCGCTTGCGTACGGACTGACCTCCCTGGTCCTCGCGGTGCTGCCGGCGCTCGCGGTGCTGGGTGGTGCGGCGGCGACGCTCGGTCTGGCGCGCCTGTTTGAGACCCGCTCCGTGTGGGGCCTGCTGGTCTTCGCGCCCGTCGGTGGCGTGGTCTACATCGGCCTCGGACTCACCCTGACCTGGGCCGGCGTGCGCCTCGCGCAACTTGGTGTCCAACCCGGCGTGTTCCCCGTCCGGTCGCTTCGCGGCTGGAGCCTATGGACCGTCACCCGCCTCATGGACGACGCCCGTACCCGCTACTTCCCCATCTACGCCGGCGCCGCCACACCCGTCTGGCTGCGCCTGCTCGGTGCCGACATCGGCGAGCACGCAGAAGTGTCCACCGCGGTCATGGTGCCGAAACTCACCGAAGTCCGCGAAGGCGCATTTCTTGCCGACGACACCCTCGCCGGCGGCTACGAAATCGGCGGAGGTTGGATCCGGACCGACCACGCCGTCGTGGGTAAGCGGTCGTTCGTGGGCAACTCCGGCATGGTCGCCCCGGGCCGCAAACTGGCCAAACACTCCCTGGTGGCGGTGCTGTCCGCGAGCCCGAAGAAGTCCAAGGCGCACTCGAACTGGTGGGGATCCCCGCCCGAGCGCATGCGCCGCGTGGAGGTCGAAGCCGCAGGTGAAGCGACGTACGAACCGACGAAGGGTTTGGCTCGGAGGCGTGGTGTCGTCGAGACGCTGAGGCTCCTGGCGCCCATGACCCAGGCGGTACTCGCGGCCCTGTTCGCGGCTATCGTGGTGACGTTGCTTGAGCGCGTCGGCTGGTGGACGTACCTGCTCGGCGGGCTTACCTGGATGGGCGTCGGCGTGGTCGCGGTGGCCTCCGCCGTGGTGGCGAAGTGGGTCCTCGTGGGCAAACACCGCGCCGGCGAACACCCGCTGTACTCGTGGTTCGTGTGGTTTAACGAACTGCAAGACCAGTTCATCGAAGTCATCGCTGCGCCTTGGTTCTTCAACTGGGCCACCGGCTCCGGCGAAATGAATCTCGCGCTACGGGCCCTGGGCGTGAAAATTGGGCCCGGCGCGTGGGTGGAGTCCTACTGGTTCCCCGAAACCGACCTGTGCTCCGTCGGCGCCGGCGCCACCGTCGGCCCAGGCACCGTCGTGCAGACGCACCTGTTCCAGGACCGTGTGATGTCGTTGGACACCGTCACCATCGAGGCGTCGGCCACTCTCGGCGCCCACTCCGTCTCCCTGCCGGGCTCCGTCATCGGCGCCGGCGCCACCGTGGGCCCCGGCTCGCTGGTCATGCGTGGCGACTCCGTCCCCACCAACACCGTCTGGCAAGGCAACCCCGTCGAGCCGCGGTAG
- a CDS encoding DUF6036 family nucleotidyltransferase: MDLTREELLHALAELEKQLGNQGTNATLRVIGGAAIALRYDATRATADIDSVFGNYRQVRNAVEETAVKLGLPADWVNSQVHDLGLPFSADHSPDLLVIGPNLTVEIASAEFLLFTKVVSTRQAEQDLDDAVVLAKHLGLRNAQDIEQVVKQFGSVDGPVELFVEDIAAEL; this comes from the coding sequence GTGGATCTAACACGAGAGGAGCTCTTGCACGCGCTTGCAGAGCTCGAGAAACAGTTGGGAAATCAGGGCACGAATGCGACGCTCCGCGTTATTGGAGGTGCTGCGATTGCTCTGAGGTACGACGCGACTAGGGCAACCGCAGATATCGATTCTGTTTTTGGGAACTACCGGCAAGTTCGAAATGCGGTTGAAGAAACAGCTGTGAAACTCGGGTTGCCTGCAGACTGGGTGAACTCGCAGGTGCACGATCTCGGGTTACCTTTTTCGGCCGATCACAGTCCGGATCTCCTAGTTATCGGTCCGAATCTCACTGTCGAGATTGCGTCAGCAGAGTTTCTGTTGTTTACCAAGGTGGTTTCGACTCGCCAAGCGGAGCAGGACCTCGATGATGCGGTTGTTCTCGCGAAACACCTGGGGTTACGGAATGCTCAAGACATTGAGCAAGTGGTGAAACAATTCGGCAGCGTTGATGGGCCGGTCGAATTATTCGTTGAAGACATCGCAGCGGAGCTCTAG
- a CDS encoding ABC transporter permease subunit — MPQLVLLFLVYFDATRAWGLNLDARVAAVIVFTLWGTAELGDLVRAAIESVPRHQYLSAAALGIEGHALYRHVVLPQALRGLIPATINLTNRMIMTTSLVALIGVVEVLKVAQQIIDANRFEYPSAALWIYGVVFLLYFLVCFPISLAARKLEERWS, encoded by the coding sequence ATGCCGCAGTTGGTGCTGCTGTTTCTGGTGTACTTCGATGCCACGCGCGCGTGGGGGCTGAACCTGGATGCGCGCGTTGCGGCGGTGATTGTGTTCACGCTGTGGGGCACGGCTGAGCTGGGTGATCTGGTGCGCGCCGCCATCGAGTCGGTGCCGCGTCACCAGTACCTCTCGGCAGCGGCGCTGGGCATTGAGGGGCATGCGCTTTATCGTCACGTTGTGTTGCCGCAGGCGCTGCGCGGGTTGATCCCCGCGACGATCAACCTGACCAACCGCATGATCATGACCACCTCGCTCGTCGCGCTGATCGGCGTGGTGGAGGTGCTCAAGGTGGCGCAGCAAATCATCGACGCCAACCGTTTCGAATACCCGTCCGCCGCCCTGTGGATCTACGGCGTGGTGTTCCTGCTGTATTTTCTCGTCTGTTTTCCCATCTCGCTCGCCGCGCGCAAGCTGGAAGAAAGGTGGAGCTAG
- a CDS encoding amino acid ABC transporter ATP-binding protein yields the protein MSLISLKQVSKTYPNGHKALNDVSVAVSPGEVLAIIGPSGCGKSTLLRTVNGLEPVDSGQILVDGRDVTSSATKLKDVRSDVGMVFQSYDLFPHLTVMENLLLAPKVVKGADKDEARSRAVALLERVGLAAKADARPRELSGGQKQRVAIVRALMMQPKALLLDEITASLDPEIVREVLDVVVGLARDGMTMIVVTHEMAFARAVADRIAFMDAGRIVEIAPPEEFFAAPKSERAALPGPVGVLGGCGLGHKLFDASNR from the coding sequence ATGTCGCTCATCTCGCTCAAGCAAGTTTCCAAGACATACCCCAACGGGCACAAGGCGCTTAACGACGTCTCCGTGGCCGTCAGCCCCGGCGAAGTCCTCGCTATCATCGGCCCGTCTGGCTGCGGCAAGTCCACGCTGCTGCGCACGGTCAACGGGTTGGAACCGGTGGATTCCGGCCAGATTCTGGTCGACGGCCGAGACGTCACGTCGAGTGCCACCAAACTCAAGGACGTCCGCTCCGACGTTGGCATGGTGTTCCAGTCCTACGACCTGTTCCCGCACCTGACCGTGATGGAGAACCTGCTGCTCGCACCGAAGGTGGTCAAGGGCGCGGACAAGGACGAGGCCCGCTCGCGGGCGGTTGCGCTGCTCGAACGCGTGGGGCTCGCCGCCAAGGCTGACGCTCGCCCGCGCGAACTTTCCGGCGGTCAGAAGCAGCGCGTGGCCATCGTGCGTGCGCTGATGATGCAGCCGAAGGCATTGCTTCTCGACGAAATCACCGCCTCCCTCGACCCCGAAATCGTCCGCGAAGTCCTCGACGTGGTGGTTGGCCTCGCCCGGGACGGCATGACCATGATCGTGGTCACCCACGAAATGGCGTTCGCCCGGGCCGTCGCCGACCGCATCGCGTTCATGGACGCCGGCCGCATCGTGGAGATCGCCCCACCCGAGGAGTTCTTCGCCGCCCCGAAGTCAGAGCGC